The nucleotide sequence TTCATTCAAAGAATCGAATACAAAGTGCGATTGTTTGCTATTTTTTAGGAAATGTTTTAGAGATTTAGCATTAGAGATTTTCTCCCTGCTATTTTAACATTCATCAGTAGTTATAGTCATTTTATGTTCAACAATGAAAAGGTGAAAGCTAATaagattaaagaaaaataaaaaattataacgacGAGTTTAATTGAAATCTTTTGTGAATAATTAGAAATTTCTTAGCTTTGATAATTTACAGAAAACCTAGATggtagaatttatttttaaatttcattggTCTTGCTTTTTTGCATCACACTCTCTCCAGTATTGTTGTTTGCGATCTAAATCAAATGTTAATTAGTTGTCAGATTCAGTGGtagcttttcttttcaaaacCTATATGGTCATTCATCGGGAAAGAAGGGCTTGATATACTTGCTGTAGCTATGCGTCTTGAAATCTCACGATAGAAGCTTAAACGGTTCGACTGGCATTGAAATTCCAAGCAGAGCTGGAACCGGTACCAGAGCAGTAAAAGAGCGCAGGGAATCATCCGACAGTGTTGACAAACGAATACGGCTCACGCCGTCTAGAATTGCTGAGCTGTCTCTTGAAGCTGAAAGTGAAGCAGACTAGTGATACTTGATAAGCGGACTAAACAGGTCTGAAGAGTATTTGTATCGATTAATTTGAGCTCTGCAAACGTGTTCTGATTCTTATgttaaaattagaaaattacTGTAAGCTGTGATCGCTAAAAAATGAGTGTACTTGTGATgcatttctatattttttatattctacATTTTGATTTCACACATTATTACAAACACTTCCATTTATTATCTACAGTCATCTTGCCGAATCGTCTACTTTATCAACTAATAaacttttcattattttacaaaatattaatagccatttttaataaaatctaGACTTTCTATGAAGCTGCATAAGTTTCTATACATACACCGATGGGCATATTGTGCATATTTAAACCAAGTAACCCATTTACACATATACACTTGCAAACAAATTATGTATGCTTAAGATTACTTGGATCTAAGCCGAGCGTACAATCGTGATCGGAATTGTCAATCGTATATCGAGGTTAAAACGTTTTCTTCGATTCAAGGTCGACGTATTCCTATAGATATTTAGGAGTAGTTGAAATAATGTTTCTTGCGAATAGGGAGTGAGAGTCTTCTATTCTGGTTTACCGGAAGTGTATAGTGAGTCTTCATTTTTCGTCACGTACACCATCAAGTTGTCAGACtttctaataaaattaaaataaaattacgattaaatagtgcttcttattttatttaatattacaataagATATGCATAAGGTTCCAGGAAACGAATAAGATGCTGGGGAATGCTTTTTGTCACACTGCAATAAAAACTTGCAATTTGCTTTTGTAAGTTTTCAACCACTCATGGTGCATTAAATATCTCtttttacaattataaaaaaaataaagatatacAATTGTGATTTACATATAAAACATAATTAAGAGCGTaacgtttttttattaaaaaataataaatagtattttatatatacaaaCATACTTATAACATAGAAAAGACATACACTCACTAAATTGTAATGTACAATCGATCAATTTAGTACgcaaatgtaaaaaaaacacaacAGTTCCTGGTTCAATTCATCttataaaaactattttaacaataatatttaaacttttatttCCAGATCGATGATGGCTTCGTTTGTGTGAAAGATGGTGCATAACTCCAAGGATGTGTTGGTATTGATGCCACTGGTTTATGTATCGATTGATAAGCTATATTAGGATAATAATAAACCGGAAACACTTTCACTGGCTTGTAGACGAAACTCGGATTAACCACAGCAGGATGAATTCCGTATGTCGGATGAACTGGTGTAGCGGCAGGAATTACCGGTATCGGCTTAGGCTTGACAATTGGAGGTTGAAGAAAAGTGGGCACTGGTCCTAAGGGTATTGAGAACGTAGGCGTACTAGGGCGTGAAGGAATATTGGATGGCTTCGTCGTAGCTGGTGTAGTGCTCGGAGGTTGATGCGTTGGTGGCTTCGGGCCCTGTAAAGTGGGGATAGGAATGCCGAAGTGGGTTGGTGAATTATCAGCTGGTTTCAAAGATGTAGTAGGAATTAACGTCGTTGCATAAGCCGGACTACTTGGAATAAAGCCTGTGGAAACAAATGTTGGTACAAATCCGGCGTACTGCGGAAATCCGGCATTTACTATTGTTGGTCTCGAATTGCTAGGAACAGGTAACTTGTTTCCTATTTGTGTACTGCCGGACCCACTAAAACCATGGTTTGGTGGATGAGTAGTAGTTGTGGAGACTGTCGTTGGGAAAGAAACTGGAGGTAATGCTGTAGTAGTTACAGGTCTTGGTGGTGCGTAAAATCCCTGATATCCCGTAGAGCTTGTACTAGTAGGTAAGAAGGGTGTCTGCTGACTTATTGATGGTTCATTTATTGATGGTATTTGAGATGTAACAACTTGTAAGTTTTCGCGTTGTGAATAGTCATTAATATTCTCATTATGTCTTGCTGCTGATTCCCGATTGGACAGTGCCTGTTGCAGTTGCGCAATAATCCTATCTTTTTCCAATGattgtattttttctaaagtttCTTGTGTATTAAGGAGTCCAGAAGCGTAAGAGGGTAATTGTCCTTGAAATCCAAGAGATTGATCAATGTTTTTAGcttgaaaattcaaactctGAGAGTTATGTTGGCTTGGTCGCTGATTTGACTCTATTTGCTCAAACTCTTGATTATGAGGCGCGTAGTTCTCATTAGGAGCAGGTGCACCGTACAGATTCGATATAGCTTGAGCATTTTGACTTAAAAATATAGCAGCGTCCGAAATCTGCTGATTTTGGAAATCATTAGGATTTGCTGTGTCAAAGTCTTGACTAAGAGAATTTTGATTATTCAGTTGAAGTCGCTGACTTTGttgttgattttgaaattGTTGATGTCCTCCAGAAAAGTCATGGTGTTGATTAGAAAATAAGTGAGGCGCATTACTTGCTGGAAGTTTTTGATTTTGTGGTGGTAAATAGTTAGCAGTATGTTGTCCGAATGGTTGATTATTTTGACTTGCAATAGGACTCTCTTCGACAAAGTCAGTATCTCGAATAGGACTCGGTATATCTTGATTTGAAAGAGTCTCGGAGGGTATTGATTTATTCGGTTCGTAATTATATGCTGGTCCTTGTTGATTAGGTGGTCCATAATGTTTAAAAGGTCGATTTACTTGGTTTTGCAGCCGATTAACGATCCGACCGCTGTATCCAGGTCGTGGATAACCATGATGACCACCAAAAGTAAATCTCTCTGTCTTACTGTAATAGTATCCGGGATCTCTCTTTCTTTGAGCTTCAGGTGTCTTTTCACTAGACAAAATATCACTGTCATCAAGTTTTAAGTCTTCTAGATTTTTAATCTTGGATTCATTTATACCGCCCTGGTGTTCGGCAAATACCAAGAAGATTTCAAAAACTAAGAAGCAGGTCACctgttaaaaaacaaaaatcgaaacaattacttcctttaaatatttaaaattcttaaatgtaatatattgcatacaattatttaataaaattaatgattttagTTTCATCTTTAAGTTATTCTTTTGCATTGACAatacatatttataaatactgaTTAATACTGCCACAGTAAGTTTGTtttgtgtaataaaatttaaaattaattgaatgtAATTTTGTATACTCTGCAAAGCGtctaattatattttagtgaaagaaaatgttaaaGTAAAACAAAATCGAGTATTTGTTTGAATTCTTATAAGCTTCATTAATATCGAAACAAACTTTAATTGataataatcaatatttaatcaaacaacaaaaaatatcacttaTATTTACTTACAAAAAGCACTTTCATGATTATTTAAAGAAACTAGCCTCTCTTAAGATGCAGCACTTCACAAAACATTGGTTTTATCACTTTATTTAAACCAAGATGCGCAGAAAAGGCCAATATAAACTTATGGGACGCAGTCGTTACTTAGCGCATCAGGTCAAAAGAAAGAACTTTTCCTTCAAGGCTAGACGGATACCGACTGACTAAAGCCGGCGGTCATTCTGGCACATGTATAAATACAGTTGGGTCGCGACCATCCACGAATTACAATGGACTTTCTTGTCGGCTTTCATCGATTCGAACTTAAGCAATGCCGGCCATTGAAGATTCGTGATGTTACATATATATGACTGCGTCGTCGGGTATACGATATATCGATCACTTTAGAACCAGGAACTTCCGAATTTTAGCCGCCGACACTCGGGTCATTAATATAACATACGTAGTTTCACAGCTACACGAGCCATCTGCTATCTACAAGGAATTTCGTGTTTCGTGTTCCTTACAAGACATTCATGAGAATGCCTAATTGACTGCCATACCCTTCTATTGCCAAATTGCTAAAGTTGTCTCACGGCACATTAGATTTCGTTAAATTACTTGAACGTGCACAAGCATACGAATGGATGTACGATAGGAAAATTCACTGTCATTGATGAATGCGTTATAAATATGTTTCGAAGCAATCTGACCATACAAAGTGTaaactttaataaaataatttagggAAAAAATTATGCTTGCATATTATACTTTATTGCAATGACAAGATGTTGTCTTCAATATTCGCAAATTTACTCTCAATTATACTTTAACAGTATCTAATATAACGACATAAATTACattgttaatattaaaaaaataattttgcacaAGTAAAAAGTTCACTTTTATAAAATCGAAATTGCATTAAAAGTAGTCAAAACAATTcttggattaataaataagaatgCTCTTAATTTAATCACTCTATTTAATATATCCGTACAAGTGCATCATTATATGAAGACATCATTCAATGCATATAAGTATACCTATTATAAGCTGACAAGGAAAGCGAAAGTCTATTCCGATTGAGAAACAACCCAAGTACTATTTGCTCTTGTCAACATCAgtgattttacatttttcgcCGATGTATTTACATCCAGGCAGAAGGAATTTCCGTGCattaaactataaattttcatCACAGACTCACGTAAATGATCGCTCGTTATTCCGGTCACGCGCACGTTCGTGTGCGTATCTCAGTGAAAGTCTTTAAAGTTTCCTTGGTTTTCGACGAATACAAAATAAGAGTTCATCCATAAAGAAGCATTCCTATTGTGCAATGTGTCGAGACACTTGTCTGGATGATTACTTGTGAATAAGTTTAGAGTTATAAAGTATTGAAGAAAGTTTATGGTTTTCAGACATCTAGAAAATTCGTATAAGTTTtagttatttatatattttgaaattgtaCAGTCAAATTTTCTTGgtattataaattgaaaacTTCGATACTccgataaaaatattaccaGAGATACTAGTGTgcgaaaataaattcaatcaATTAACGATAAAATTACAAGTGAAAATTCATTTGCTAATATGCAATAACACTTATTGCataattcaaaaagttttgaaTGCTCTATTATATACTCTTAGCGTTTGGTCACtcatgaataatatttatgctataactgagttcattcaattaattatacaaagacGAAGTGCGTAATTGGATAAAGATctacaaaattaataatccaCATGAATATCCGATTAATGTTGCGATAGAACATTAATTACGTGGACAAAACGTTAATATACATGTCATGCAcagtttatatttaaataaataatatttttgactatataatatttcATAATATGCAAAcctttttataattataatgtcaaaaaaacttttatttttttatttctaaaatatatAGATGAAAAGAGGTAATTAAAGAAGGAGCTTATATTATATTGCATCATTGGTGACAATTATGACACAATACATGTTGCGAACGTGTTaacgtttaatatttttcaatacgtttaatattatatatatatatatatatatatatatatatatatatatatatatataatcctatatatatatatatatatatatataggattaataaattaatttcctGGTTTAAAtaagttaattaaaataaattaataggcAGAATTAAGTATAAGTATATGtagttatattttttgaatgattaCACATTAatgtacataatataataatacataatCTGTGCTGGCAGAACCAagaatgttataaattttatatgaatttaactttttcgaattttcaagTAAGTATCTCTATATTGTGACGATATTGATAAGAGGCCTCTTATTCAGACAGAAAAATAACTGAATTGATCTCAGCGGATAATCATCGAAGTCGcaatcgtatatatatatatgtacaatcAGTGCTAATTAACAACGGAATCTCTTACAAGAGCTAACCCTATGACTATTTTTTTAACCAAGCACGTAAGAGCTGTAATAGCTGGGATAGTAGGCTGGTCTGTAAGCCGAGTAAGCGAGGGGCGAAGCGTAAGCGACTGGAGCGCTGTAGGCAACCGGGTAACTGTAGGCAGCAGCGTATGGAGTGGCGTATGCGCTGTACAGCAGTCCACGCTTATCCCTGGGCTCGGCTGTCTTCGGCTCCGCTTCAGATTCGGGCTTGAGCTCAGGCTGCTCGACTGTTGGCAGCTTTCCGGCATAAGCCATGGCAACGAAGGCCAGAAGCAGGAAAAcctattaattaaaaaattcatgcaTGATTAATTTTGTATTGACTATTATAGAAACCAAATAAAACCCCAATAATAGTTCTTCTCCTTGATACAGTAGAGAAGGAGTTTGTTtgttcgtataaaaatttgaaGCAAAGAATgcactatattaaaaattgattttgtaTGGATAAAAGATTCATATAAATTTATGGatcatatttttaaatcaatccTAATAATGTTTACTATTCAATTAATTATGAACTTTACAAGACAATATTCGTGAATTGAAAGTAATAgtattctttgtttttctgaATAATTGTAGTATAGAAGCTATAGTACTAGTATAGTTTCAATATCtgatattattactattattagcTATTACTGCAAACAGAAGCGTTCAGATACGAAAGTTTATTATTTAGCAAAAAGGTATTTAGTCGATTTACTTACAGTGAAGAATTTCATATTGATAGTTGGATAAAGTTGTCGGGTTGTTTATTGCGTACAAGATCACCGATGGTGTTCAAGAACTGAATGATGCTCCTTGACTTTTTCATCGCCTTTATATACGCACAGCTCGAGACTCATGTCAACACAAGTCGACTGAAAATCCTTCTCCGTACACTGGGCGCAAGCATCACGCACACACGAGCTCATCAATGCACGAGGACACAGACCAGCTCCGTGGGGTTTGCAAAGTCGCACGTATTGTTCTCCAAGGTGTTCACCATTCGAGTTGAGCAAGGAGCGAAGCCTTGGCGATCGGCCAAACATGGACGAAAGCGTTTTACAATGCGTCTGCTCACGCATTCAACTTAGGCCGGTATAATGCAACGAACCATGTGTGAATATGATACCATTCGTTATGTTGTGTTATGCGGACGGGTTATGTGAGCGCGTAAGCGTGCAAGCTACTTTGTAAAGCGTGCATGTTAATTTTCGCATCACCTGAATGGGATGATTGACGTCTTTAGCGCAAACTTTGATTATGTATAGCTACCAATTATTAAATGATCGTGCGATAGGGCACTTCTATAACATTCGGATAGCTTCTATGAGCACGATACATTAAGTACTCAATTTAACTCAAAAAATTCACTTAAGACCTGTAAGTTGAATTTGGGCGAAATAGCGATTACTTAACCCTCGCGGGTCAGATGAAATTACGGCGTAATCGGAAAATAGTTATTGATACTGTGTGCATTAAGTGCAACtttgcaaaatttcaaattttatccTAAATTTTTGTACTGGTATCTACAATCTACAactatttttcttctctaCATTTACgttgttttattaaataaaattattttgtatttattttgagTAGCCATTTATCCATACGAAAACATCATAAGTCTTCTTAGAGATTTAGGAGATATACGaacttattttaataagctTCTATATTGAGGCATCTTAAGTGTTTACATTTAAACATGACCCCTATTTTATGACATTAACCTTCACAAGACGCCAAAGATACGTAAGCAATGAACGCAATAGAGtcgttagaattttaattACACGTAATACTAGTAAAAATTCTCTGCACACTCCGAGAAGGCTGTATTGGCACACTTCgtgcatatatgtatatattttcaatccAATCCAAAATGTGCCGCCGAATAATAGTTTGGACTCTCGGCCTGCTTCCCAGTGCAGAGCAGAAACTTCTAATACAAATAAATAGGTGGTACAACTTTGCAAGATAATATCGTCgttccctacgaagagtagcactgttcaaatgtcctgtcataagtagcacaactaATTTCacgcaaacattttttttttcatttaatttttttaatgcggAAAAATTGAACTATAATGATGATAACCCGTTTTAATTCTGATTTAGCATTAGAATTCAGAGTACACAACGTCTCGAAGACATTGCGTAAGGAACTGCAGCGCCTGAATTCCAGTTCAATTGGAATTCCATGGACGGTTTCGATAATCAAAGTATTTTACTACAACGacatattgaatttttcaaaatccatAGCTatagaaaatgttaaattcaATCACGCTCAATAAAAGCGATCCAGTTCAAACGATTTGCTGCTATTAGGAcagatcaataaataatttctttttcttaacacgtgcatgaaaaaggcACGTTTCCATGCATCTAAAGTGAACGCCAAGCTGCTCATCTCAAGCGTGCGGGAGGGCTATTCCCTCCTGCTactcaaaaataatcaaatttttaatcaatgaaattttttgaaaatttttaaaattgagtCGCTTAcgactcaaaatgcgcaacttatcattcactctatatgcatgaaaTCGGGTCTTTACAGGCATTTGtcaaaaaagtacagtgtgtaacaaggggagggggggggggtagggTCATTTCTACCATAGTTGCTccccccccctagttgcacaatatactattattgacTAAGGCAATTGCAGATAAGGCACtaatttcataaaattaaagtttattacataaatgaatgcataatttataaaatttacaacaTCTTTTACAACTAAAAATGATTACACATTAAGAAATTACGCAGCAAACATTGCTTTTATAGTAATTCTACAGCTCCACAATAACTTCGTACTAGACTATAACGGTAATCACTTGACACCTCAGGAACATATCCTATAGAAACAGAGCCACAAAATGAGAGCCTGAAATACAAACAATATGAGGAGTAATTCATGAAAGATGaatatataaaagtatacaaTGAATaagacaaaataaatattgaaaactAGAGTATAGCTATGACTTGAATTAAGAACATTCTaaaattgaaactttattgaataatataaatttatttcatatcaataatataaaaaaaactcacCATGTGATTTCGAATAGAATGATATAATGATATAATGTAGTACTGCTCTGGGGCACCAATACTGTTTGCACATTCGcctaaacaaaaatatagaatATCTATTGTTCAACAAGATTCAACAATAAAACGTTATAGGAAACTGACTTCACACATAGCaattgaattaaataataacataAGAGAATAATCGAACTACTTAATACACTTAAGAGAAGAATGGAAATTATAAACCTGTTGGTACATAACATATGTAAGGTAGAACAAATCTTCTTATTAGAGATTATAATCTTTACTGTATCAAGATATTTAGAATTCTAAATTTcttcattaaaatattaaattaaaaattgtctaTCCGACTATATTTTTGTGTGAAAATTAACGTACATAAATGTTTAAACACAACGATCTTAACTTTTTCATTGAGgtttctttcatttatttgatttaaaaaataaaaataagcgaATTTTGTACTGATACGAGTAAAAAATAGCTTACAGCTGAACAGTCACCTTAATCAGTATTCATAAAAGTAATATATGTGCTTATGATACacatttatacaaatttttactatataccTTACTGTTTCAGCTATTAATCAAACATACTAAGGTCGATTTTGATTCTCATATCGAGGTATTAAAGTCATTTCTATCCACTGACGATGTAATGACGCGCGAAATGTCACTGGAAGTAAAAGAATTTTGTTAAATGTTTAATATCAGTTGCTTTAAGAATGCTCCACACTTATGCTAGAAGTTCGAATTTTTAGCAGCGCCCGCACGTTACGTCTGAATAaccattaataatttaaacaaacttaAAGGTTGAAAAGTGGGTATTAGTGAGTTTCAGCAAGTGTAGTGTGTAACAAggaatattacaaaattaagtttattaggtaaaagtttaaattcacattttattccGTCGGACAAATTTTAAGAATCAGTGGCCATTTTGCTAACTACAATTTGACTTTTTCCGACGAAATAAGccgttattatttaattttaattgcttaatttttttttcaaacattccTTAATACTTATTGCAAGTGCTGAAACTCGATTTATGATGATAAAGTTagtcaattaattataataaacaaaaaacgttTTCTTCGCTAGGTGGCGGGTCACTGAAGGTATGGAGCACTCTTAATATCGATAATACACAATTTTGAGTTAATAGTATTATACTGATTAAGTTGTCTATAGCCAACTTACTGCATGTGGATTGTTGTATACTATGTTATCCTTTTGCATTGTGTTTAACCCCAAAATTCGTCAGAAGATgccatttataaaaatatcatcTGTCATCTGTTTTTATTAGACTGATCATAAAAGCCATTTTTTCGCAGGTGTATGCCTTGAAGCTCCAAAATCGATTGCATATCATTAAGAAGcctcaatattttaatgttttcACAATTCACATGCAGCTGCGCCATGTGGCCTACATAAGCCTGGTATTTCTCATTTAAGTTATCCATGCCTTATGCCAATTTATAACTATAATCTGCATTATAAATACaccattattatattatttctttaaatataatttagcTCTAAATATTACTTACCTATTGCCAAATATGTATCTTTACAAGTAGTTTATACTTTGTCGTACGACAGAGGAAAGAACACTATCGAACTCCGAGCAAAGAGAAAGCATCTCTCTACGTTCATCTGCTGCAACTGTTGTCAGCTGTGCGATGTTGCCACTTTTACGTACTACGCGTCGTCAGCAACGTTGTCAAGTATTTTGAGATTGACGCGCGAATTACAAATATCttaatgttaatttatatCTATAAAAGAGGTGTGTTCAGTATGAATAATTTCTTGTATTTTTCGTGTATATTTTTGGAGCCCGCTTAaggattaaaattaaaatctttaGCAATAGTACTTGTAAACATTGTTATATCCATAAacgttttttaataatattaaaaatatgcttCTAAATTATTTCGTATTATGCTAGTGAccattatatttattcaattataataatatacaatcGCAATCTCGATTCATAACGCATTGATTTTGTCGTTATCTATTTATACTTAAATCgatatgaaatataattatgtGGCCAAACTATTCTAAAGCCTCTTAATCAACCCTCTATACTAATTGCGTTACGTTTATCTAGACTTATACACGTGCaaagaaacaaataaataaatatgtgtccctaaaattttatttgttgaaCTTTAATATTAAAGTGATAGtggcaatattgttaaaagGTTTTTTGTGTCAAGGAATGATGTTTGTACAAACTGCAATTTAATTACagcaaaaacaattttaaatattttttaattaaaaaggaTAGCATGCAATTTAGTAAATTTATGACATCAAAGACATTTTATACTATCTGAGAATGTGTTATTTACGCAAGTATATATTGGCAtttcaaatattcaaaatataatttattaactaTCATCAAAATGTAATTAAAATCTTAAGACACGcgttatttttaatcaacaaattaaatttcatagtTTTGTGATGGAAGCTTACAATCCTCAAATAacagtaataatataatatttttaccaaaaataCAGTGCACTTTAGGCATTTTTTAGTTATAATTTTCGTGAGTCGAACAAATAcacaaattaattttcaagaCTATTTTTgacattattaaatttataaacacTGAAGGCAAGttataaaatttgaatcgACCGACCAATAACTGCGACTCTTAAGGAATATGTCGATAAAACAGAGCTATATAAGATCTTATAAAATCACGATTCCGTCACTTCAGTCTTATACTATAGACTTAAGTGGAACCTAGGAAGCGTGCATCAGCTTTTAGAAGGCTAAATAAGTGTACAAGCTCAACGAACCGCATGAAGAGTAAATAATGTCTGGCCCAGCCAAAGAAGATAAGCTCCGCTAAAGCGCTGTGGAACAAGAACAGAGCAGCGATAGCCCGGATTGCAAAAGAGAAACGCGGCTCTGAGCGCATATAAGATGCCTATATCTTATATCCGAAGTCatagcgagcgagagagaaggagagagccATTCACCGCTTATTCCTCGCGCGCGTGGAGGAGAACGAGTGAGCCTTGGTAGTAGTGGGCGCATTCCTCGCGCTGGAATTCCGCGTTCAGTCGTCCGTGTGTTAGGTGtatctgtatacacacgcgagcgCGGTCCGTgtggaaagaaagagagacgagcaGCTCGCGTAAGCGTCTTTAGCGCGCAGTGAACGCTTACCGGCTAACGCGCGCGGTTTTCTTTTCTGCGTTCTCGCGCACCCGCGAAAAAGACAGTTTAAGTGTTGAGCACTCGTTGTATTCATACGAGCGTACGCAGCGCTTGCTGCAGCTTGTGTTTACCTTTCAGGTGCTTTCTCAGATGCGCAGTGACCTTTGGATAGCTTCCTCACAAGACAGAGCCTGTCCAAAATAAGAGGTCGTGCTacccattttttattttagccaTTCGGCTGATGAAAAGCTGAAAGCTTCTTGGATTGTTTTGACTATGCCTTGTGGTTTATAGTATTCCATCGGTAAGTACTATAGAGATATTCTTAAACCTATTTAGCAATTCAAGCTaacgatttattttttacgcgTTGAAAAAGTTTGCTTCAGTTGAGTTCGAGAAATTTTCGTTTATAAATAGATACGAAAACATTAGTTGGACTTCGTAGTTTAGtaaaattcttagatctattGTAGGCCTTTAACGCACCTTGAGGAAAAGAGAGGTCGGCCCTTGGTTTTTAATATGCCGCTGGCTATGTGTGACTTCATTGCCATTCATTTTCATTTGAGGAAGATTTGTGTTAAACGTGACAGGAATCGAGAGTAAATTAATGCGCGATTTCGAATCGATAAATAGAAAGTGTCCCAGTAGGTCTAAATATACATTGGTCGAATATGGATACTTGAGGATCGCTTCACGTAAACAATTATACGAAAGTattcataattaaaaattctaatttttatacactacaaataacttttaaaaatagaaatctaagtataaatttgatacataattatgtaaaaaatattaaaatagcCTTAATATATTTCACAGTGTTACAAACGTACATTGCATGCATGCATAATTGATAACTAGAGAATTTAATAAAGAGTTCTGTTTTATGGCAATGTCTCATTCCAGCATCATCTGCAGTGCTTTAACAAACTTTCATCGTCAAAAATACGGATGGTATACGTATAGAACGTTTATTCGAAGGTGCATAAA is from Nasonia vitripennis strain AsymCx chromosome 1, Nvit_psr_1.1, whole genome shotgun sequence and encodes:
- the LOC116416565 gene encoding integrator complex subunit 3 homolog — encoded protein: MTAGFSQSVTCFLVFEIFLVFAEHQGGINESKIKNLEDLKLDDSDILSSEKTPEAQRKRDPGYYYSKTERFTFGGHHGYPRPGYSGRIVNRLQNQVNRPFKHYGPPNQQGPAYNYEPNKSIPSETLSNQDIPSPIRDTDFVEESPIASQNNQPFGQHTANYLPPQNQKLPASNAPHLFSNQHHDFSGGHQQFQNQQQSQRLQLNNQNSLSQDFDTANPNDFQNQQISDAAIFLSQNAQAISNLYGAPAPNENYAPHNQEFEQIESNQRPSQHNSQSLNFQAKNIDQSLGFQGQLPSYASGLLNTQETLEKIQSLEKDRIIAQLQQALSNRESAARHNENINDYSQRENLQVVTSQIPSINEPSISQQTPFLPTSTSSTGYQGFYAPPRPVTTTALPPVSFPTTVSTTTTHPPNHGFSGSGSTQIGNKLPVPSNSRPTIVNAGFPQYAGFVPTFVSTGFIPSSPAYATTLIPTTSLKPADNSPTHFGIPIPTLQGPKPPTHQPPSTTPATTKPSNIPSRPSTPTFSIPLGPVPTFLQPPIVKPKPIPVIPAATPVHPTYGIHPAVVNPSFVYKPVKVFPVYYYPNIAYQSIHKPVASIPTHPWSYAPSFTQTKPSSIWK